TGATGCCGGGAGTGGCGCAGCTTAGAACAGTTGAAACGTTGCTGGCTGCACTGGTGCCGGAATTCTTGAAGGTGACGTTAAACCAACCGTTTTCGTTGTAATCGGGCTGGTTGTTGTTGCTGTCCGCGTAAGTTGCGGTTGTCACTTCCATCCAAGGTCCGGATGCAACTGTTTGTGCAATCGTACCAACGTAGGTCACGCGGTTGTGTGCGGTGGCTGTGATAACATAGTTCAAAGCCCCGGTGGGTGGATTGGAGAGCGTGATGGTGACGCTGCCACTGCTGTTTGTGAAGCCACGGCCGATGATGGTGTTGTTATATGTGATGGCCACCAAAGCGTTGGCAACGCCGGTATTCACTGTCACGGATTGGGTTCCGTTGGCTATGGTGGAAGGATGCGTAACGCTCATGGCGATGGGGGTTTTGGTGCGCGCTGAAAGGCTGGCGTCCCCAAAGATGTTCCAGGTTTTGAACATATTCACGCCGTCTGAGCCGTAGTTATCCATCATGTTACAGGAACCGTTGAAGAAAAGACCGCCAATGGTGTATTTGGATTCACCCACGAGCAGGTCTGTAATCTCGTCCTGACCGCGCATGGGCGATGCCCAGCTTTGGTTGATGGAACTGGCGTACATTGCCACGGATCCGCCATTTGCGTTGCGCTGCCAGGCTTCCGCGAAGCAGGTCTGGGAAACGAAGTTGCCGTTCACGCAAGCCACGGAAACGATAAAGGGAGCCTTGGTTCCATTGCTGAGATTTGTAGCGTTGGTGTTGTTAAAATTCGTGGTGACCCAATAGGTATCGGCACCGTGACCCACGTAGTTGATGAAACCACGTCCAGCATTGACGTTGGTGGTGACAGTGGACGCTGAGGCACCCGGATCATAAACTTGATCCACACTGCTGTAACCATAGTTGAGCAATTTGGTGCGGATGACATTCATGTGTTGGATATCTGTTTCACTGTTATCACCGCCGGATCCACCTTCATCAGAGGCAATTCCCAAGCCTCTACTGAGCCAGGTGTCGGAAGTGGTCACATCTCGTTCGTAAGCAATGGCTTTGTTAATTTGGGCTGTGACTTGCGCTGTGGTTTCAGCAGAAAAACGGCCGATGAAGATATCGGGATAGTTGTCGTTGCCGGCTACCAAAGAGAAGGCAGGGTCGGCACCGCCGCCTCCGCTGGTAAGTGTGGGGATCTGAGGCGCGTCACCCACAATCTGCACATAGGTGAGGCTGTTGTCCGCATTATAACGGTTTTGAATGTAGGTTTGAAGCTGGGCTGCTGTGGTGCCGATGGTGGACCATTCCACCAGTTCGGTGGGCACGCCCTTTTGGATTTTCCAATTCACGTAGGGTTGAATGGTGGTCATGAAATTGCTGTGACAGATGACGAGTAATTTGCCAAAGCTGTCGTTCACTGGAGTGTAGCGATGGCTGTCCCAGTTCAGGAATTGGTTTTCATAGATGGAAACAAAATCACGGGAGATACCATCACGGTTTCTGGTGATGATATTGACGTTATCCGTTCCGGCGCTGTAAACTTTGACTTTGTAGGACGTGTAAACGCGCAGGGTTTGGGTGACGGGGTTGTAGGCAAAAGGTGAGGTTTGCACTGTGATGCCACGATAGTCCCTCAAAATATAGGGTTGGGAAAGCTGCGCCAGGTCACGAGGCCAAAAATCGTCTTTTTCATAGGAATCGCCAAAACTGTAGGGCACAGTGGAGGGATTAATATCGCGTGTGAGCACGCCTTTTGAGGGCGCCACAGGGATTTGGTAATCCTGATACTTGAGATCGAAAACTTCCAGTTTCATAAGGCTGGTATCATCAATGATGATGCTGCGATTGAAGACCGGCAACTGAGGAAATCCTTTTTCCTGGGTGATGCCTTCCTTGGAAAGCGTCACGTGGAACCACTCCTGGCCGGAAATGTTTACGGGGGTCTGTTCAAATCTACCGATTTGATATTGCAAAACAGTTTCGGAGTCAGAAGAGGACAATACGGTTACGGAATTTGTTCCGCTACCAGTGGTGATGACCTGTGCTGTCAAAGCAAATATCGACAACATCAGAATGGTCATTAGAATGAAGCGTTTCATCAATTCTCCTTTATGGCTGATTTGGGGTATTCATCATTTTTTCCAGATCCTTCATGCCTTGGGGGGTGGAAAACTTTTTCATCATTTTTTTCATCTCATCAAATTGGCGGATGAGGCGGTTCACTTCCATCACGGTGCGACCGCTGCCTTTGGCGATGCGAAGGCGTCGGCTTCCATTCAGAATATCCGGTTTTTCGCGTTCCTTATCCGTCATGGATTGGATGATGGCTTCCACGTGCTTGAGCGCATTGTCGTCGATTTTGAGATCGGAGGGAAGCTTGCGTCCCATGCCAGGAATCATCCTCATGATGGATTCCAGGGAACCCATCTTTTTGATGCTCTGAAGCTGTTTTAGGAAGTCGTTGAAAGTAAACTGGTTTTTGAGCATCTTTTTTGCCAGTTTTTCGCTTTCCTTGGCGTCCACAGCTTCCTCCGCTTTTTCGATGAGCGAGAGGACATCGCCCATGCCCAGGATGCGGGATGCCATGCGATCGGGATAAAAAACTTCCAGGTCGCTAACTTTTTCACCCGTGCCCACAAATGCCACAGGCCTTTCGGTGACAGCTTTGATGGAAAGAGCTGCACCGCCGCGGGCGTCACCATCCAGTTTTGTGAGGATGACCGCGTCGAAGGCCAGTTTATCGTGAAACTCCTTTGCCACGTTCACCGCTTCCTGACCCGTCATGGCGTCTGCCACGAAAAAGATGTAATCTGGTTTCACGAAAGCTTTTAGGCGAACCACTTCGTCCATCATTTCTTCGTCGATGTGCAGGCGTCCGGCGGTGTCGAACAGAAGGAGGTTCACCATATCTTTTTGTGCTTGGCGCAGAGCGCTGTCGGCAATTTTAATCACATCCTTGGTGTCTTCGGAAATCACGGGGA
This genomic interval from Candidatus Cloacimonadota bacterium contains the following:
- the ffh gene encoding signal recognition particle protein, translated to MFDSLSDKLDKVFRNIRGKGYLTEQNIKEALRQIRMALLEADVNFRIAKNFVAEVEKRALGEEVMKSLTPGQQVVKIVHEQLIALMDTEDFELKAYNNRLTKVMMVGLQGSGKTTACAKLALHYRKKNIKPMMVACDVYRPAAIDQLQTLGKQINIPVISEDTKDVIKIADSALRQAQKDMVNLLLFDTAGRLHIDEEMMDEVVRLKAFVKPDYIFFVADAMTGQEAVNVAKEFHDKLAFDAVILTKLDGDARGGAALSIKAVTERPVAFVGTGEKVSDLEVFYPDRMASRILGMGDVLSLIEKAEEAVDAKESEKLAKKMLKNQFTFNDFLKQLQSIKKMGSLESIMRMIPGMGRKLPSDLKIDDNALKHVEAIIQSMTDKEREKPDILNGSRRLRIAKGSGRTVMEVNRLIRQFDEMKKMMKKFSTPQGMKDLEKMMNTPNQP